The following is a genomic window from Anticarsia gemmatalis isolate Benzon Research Colony breed Stoneville strain chromosome 22, ilAntGemm2 primary, whole genome shotgun sequence.
agCGGCGAAGACAGTGGCTAAAACGACATGTGctgcgctgaaacgtcaagaaaattGATTTGATATGGGCACGAGCTTTTATTAGcacaatttatgtttattttttcagaatGTCCGCCTAATGAATGTAGCGGCCACGTTGAAAATCCAGAAACCAgctttattaagatttatttgtttatttcttttcctttgtttaataaaataaagtgtgtattataacagatttttattaacaattcttacaaaaaatgcatataatcttaacaaatatttacatgtcaTTAAGTAAAAACGATTTAAACTATATAACACCTAATACTGTAAGCTTGCTACACGCGTTTTCAATTTCGGCATAAATCGGCCTAGCCgagcggcaaaaccgaataagTGTAGATAAATGTTCGGGAAAAAGTGCAGTTGCTTCAATTCGGTTTTCTTGTTCGATACATACTACCGTACCGAACGTACCAACCCGAATATGAgtgtagcggatcgctacatacagcgacatttACTGGGACACAGcgcacaaccaaccaccacgcgcagtgtgactgacgtcacaagtcctgaatcgcgctatcgaagtttgcactgcaattgactatttatacaagttcccgactagaATAGTCGgacagcctaggcccaccaggcatgatcacctcgcctggtcggagaatcctccctttgtgttggaggaacatgatcacctcgttcctccacatgTGTGTACCAAgcagtacataatatacaaacaacaaattgtATCACCAGTTTATATTAAATCGATTGCTATCCCAATGGCACTTAGAAACTAAACGCAgtattactcaataaataatataatcatgcGTACATGTAACAATAACCTATTGACCGTCATACATTTACATCAGCGCTGCCCTTTATCATGTTATTTTCACCTTATGTGTCATACACGTGGAATTTCCCTACATAGCCTACCAAACTACctaaataaaaaggttttttactCAAGGAAATTTCGGGTAGGGTAGGTGAAGGTTATTTTAGTGagaaaaacagaaaaaaaatgcatgaaaattgttaaaatatccATTCATACGAGCGGATAAAGTGGATTTGCGGGTCAgctaattgtaaaataaatacggTAGATACTTAGGTAAACTGTCTTTTTAACTGTCACTTTGGTAACACATGACTGTAACGTATACGCGTATACGTATACGCTTATACCCATAGAGGTATCACTTTGTCCCCATCAACCGGACTTACCGAAAAAATCAAAAGGATATActtattagatcggggaaaaagtcttttcgcattatagtatatatgaacttgtaataaaatcttttctctacacagaaaagctcgatatttgggtacctcacgatctcactgaaagaaacctaatgaaccgtgtactcatttgtgattcttgaagctaaagagattttattacaagttcatacatactataatgcgataagactttttccccgacctaatattttacagCCTTGTCTTTCTTCAATACTTCCGACACAATTTCTCCAACATTTTAAAGTAGCAGTACTTAATATCGAAGTCCATGTCGTACCAGTAGTTGACGGCGACACAGCCGTGGCTCTGCGTCACGTGGTGGAACCACAGGCTGGGCAGGTAGAGGCAGTCGCCGGCGTGGACTCGGATGTTGTATACGTGGGCTTTACGATACTCTGGGAATGAGGTGTAGTCTGGTGACAGGGGATCTGGGGAAATGATAACATATAAATTACacttcaaaatgtttaattactaatgcccggtttctgaatacatttagctgtagtttatgtattcaagtgttttttttttgtatgagttttaatgcttttgaatagataaattatcgttaaatgtacctcagaaaccgggggtaagtcgtCATGCCACGCggatttttaacttttaactcATTCATTAAacagtggcgtaactataccGCTCGAGGCCCGTGGCAAATTCATCAGATGCCCCCCACCCCGCAGTATAGAAAAGcttaaatgtatgataaataaaaaaaattgagccGGGATTTTCCTCTGATCGGGGGCCCTTTCCGGCTGGGGGCCCGTggcattttgccgacttgccaccctgtagttacgccactgTCATTAAATAACCTTCAAttaatttcatatgaaaatgGGTCAGAAATTCAAATCAGAGAATCGAACCCGCAATTGTATACAGCCGCATCCGATATTCTTTCTTCAGATACGCACAAACCAATCctgatgaaataaaaagatattagATACCTTAACAACCCTATAAAACTTACACACACTTTTTCACAGGATATCATACCACTAAAGAATTCCAAAATAAACTCCTTACCTATACAAATCCAAGGCAGTCCACTCTTCACATCAAACTCCTCATCATCACTGCTTTCTCTTTCTTCAGCCACATCAATAGGAACTATATCCCACTTATCTCCGGTTAAATTGAACTCAGCTTGAGGGTATCTCTTGTAAGGCACAAAGGGTAGGTCCGTAGGTGGGATTAAAACAAAGTCTTTGTACCCATTGATCACACAGTAGATGTTTTCATATGGGTCTTTGTGCACTGAAattagaaatatattgttagtataaagAACTTACAATAAGCTATTATTCAAAGATGTGaattttcttattctttttttattttggaaattcaAGGGAGAAGCCTTTGACCGACAGTGGGATATAGAAAcaagctaattaaaaaaatatggctCAAAAAATGCCATAGTTTTTCTTTTGGCATTTTTTAGCAGTTTATGATGCCCCTATATACATGATGCATTAAGCTAGTGCTTAATTTACACATAGGCAACATTATCCGCTACTGTCCCTAATAAAAGACAAATTACAGGTCTCtttgtcaattaatataatatttatgtaaaggGATTTTTCTTACTTGATGTAACAGCCCTCTCGTCTCCCATCCAAAAGTTGACAGCATCAGGCTTCTTGTTTAATGCTTCACTTGCAAATGCTACATCCGGAAGAACATCAGGTAGTAACTCAGGAAAATCAAGTGTCAAGTTTGAATTCTGTTTCTGTATGTATGGTATGAAATTTTCTCTGAAATTAATATAGAGCaaactgtaatattattattttatagtggcCACTTGCTTCATTAAGTGTTCCCATGATCAGATTCAGCCACAGTGCAGATGTTTGATACTAAAAACCATTGCACTAATGAAACTGCTCCTCTTTAtaagttgttaaaaaaattactgttTATAAAAGTGAGTTTGACATACACAACATTTGAAACTTTATTGAGATTAGAACAAGGTCTGTTTTTGATCAGAACAATGTTTGTGATTGGCTGTGTGGAAAATGGCCtataagcaaaaaatattaatgattgtTAAACCTTTTCTGTTCCAAGCAATCAAGAAACTCAGACATAGTCATGTTCATGTCATAGGGCATTACAAAGTACTCCTCATTCTTATCATTTGTGGTGATGCCATCAGCCAGGCCATTTGGTGTTATTGCTACTGTAACCTGCTTGTTGGGGATTGTTTGcctgtaaaattaaaaatgtagtttttaatttattatcaattattgATAAGaagtatataacaaaataacgaGTGAcaacagttttaaaacaaaatagtcatgaaattataaaaatttttagaaaaaaataaattaagaaaattttatattataataatatgtaattctGCGACTTTATTTCCACTAATCTGAAGTCTAGAGTGGTAGGTAAATATGTAATCACCAATCTGATTCATAgttctttataatttaagttaatttacctaaaataaTCAGCATTCCATTTCTTCACCGCTGGCCAGTTAGCACAACCACCTCTTATTATTACCGGGATATTCTTCGATACATAGTCTCTATGGAACTGCAACGGCTCCAAGCTGTCGGTCTCAGCTACTTTTTCACTCAAATACAGGtcttaaatagaaaaaataaggCATAACCTATGcagttaagaaaaatatttttttttttaccttctagtggctatttattattattattcatttatttattttatttatttatttacctgaaGATTCATCATTCAGTATGTCAAAGGCTGCTTTTATTGTACTCtccattttttaaaagaatgtctttaaacttaaaagttaaCCAAAACCaaaaaccattttattaaaaagttacttttattttgtaaacataacctcaaaattatGATGTCAGATTTGACAGCCAGCTGTTTATCGTCTATCgctaactataaaaaataccgTACAATGAGCCCTTGGCCTTTATCCCAAAGCCGGTCCGGCAGTATATTTGTATGGACTTGAATCGAATATATCACACATCTTGAATAAGgggaataaaatacataaatagtaattccaaatttattatgaaacgtaaaaaataaataaatagcggCACACACAATGAACGCTAGATATATTTCATAGGCATGGGTTTCTTCAGAATTCCCTTGATGGGAATGCTCTCTTCCGGAGGTAGTGGTTGTTTTGGCGGCGGTGGGGGTTCCAGGGGCATAGACACAATGCTTTGATCGCGAGGCGAAGGAGAATATCGCGACCGCCAGAAAGCGCGAGGCATGAATGTGTACGTTGAATCTATTGCAGTCACTGTAACAAGGGCAATGGTTAGgtataacaaaaattaaatataatatatgtgtacTAAAAAGCAACTATCGGGATCAATTAAAAAAGACATGAGAATGAGTCAGTGAATAGTAATATTTCGTAGTCGGTCTCGATGACGAAACAAAACAGTCCTGAAAAAAAATTAGATTAATCGAAAATTGATACAGGCAGAGATTACATACCTATCGTAACCTTATAATTAGGTTGTTGGGTCCCAAACCTTCAGCACAAGCTACTTAACCCGATACCTATCAAACGTATGTCCCATAACAATTAGGAAGGTCAGGCGACTTGGCAACTTTGTATGCAATTAAATAATGACAAGACCGAACAATTACGATTAATGAGTTCAATCTGGTTCAATAAAAACGGTCTTGATAGAAATAATGAAGAATCAACAATATATTACTAATTACTATAAGGTACATATTACGATTGATTTGTTTACTTTGCAATTTAACTTGTGTTGCGTACATACTTAGTCATGTTCGTCACTTTGGGTTCGAACCGTCTGCCATTTGCGTGAGAGGCAAATGCTTAGGCCATCCTGCTATTACTGCGTCTTTTAACTAGGTATGCAAATATATTTCCCAActttcctcgtttgggagaaggcctttgcccagcagttgaACACTAGCAGCTTAAGAAAGCTTACCAATGTTGTGACGATAAAAAAAACGACCtaatgtattttaagaataCTTACGTCTTGGTTTCTGATTCGAAAATTCTGATATAGAAAGCGCGCTCTGAGCCCTCGGCCCAGGCATCATGTTGAGATCGAAGAACTCTTCAACTCCCTTCTTATTAGTCGTCAATTTGTTTCTCTCGTTAAGTTGCCGCAAACGAACCACTTTGTCCAAATTCTGGATGAAAGTTTTTGACGTGTTGTGGAGGACTATAGAATCCAATACACCTGGGAAAAGGAAAcaaaatgcatataaaatatgGACTTTGATGTTGGAAATTGATAATAGTTTCTATCTTACTATACTGTTTACTGAAGTTACGATACCTATTTACATTGTGGTACTTAATAAGAAAACTTTGTTTGAGGTTCGTTGCAgatttaatataagtaggtactcaaGGTTATTTAAGCCATACTTACGTAATTGCGAGCATCGAGCTATAATAGTCTCTTTATAACGATGCTTCCTGGTCATAGGGTTCCCCGTGAAGTTGGCGTCTACCAGACACGTGAGAGTACACAGATCGTCGGCAGTGGCCTGAGAATTGATTATTTGTTATAGTATGTGAAAGACGATCTAAGGAAATAGCAAGAAAATCAATCAGGTGGTAATGTCTGGACCTTAAAAACTTACCTGAAAATCATCCAACAGGTTCTTTTTAGCAATCATCACTTCTAAACGGCGCAGTGGTTTCGCCCACGCCATATCAGACAACTTATTTTCCGAAACATTTAAAATTCGTAAAGAAGCCTggaagtaaacaaaaaatgaaGATTTCTGGACCACTTTATTTTTCTTCGGTACCCCGCAAAAGTTACTTACGCCAATATAAATCATGGTCCTAGGATCGAAACACAAAGGGTCTGACCCATCTACGTTCTGCTTTTCAATGTGCAGTTCCTCTAAATACTTCAGACCTTCCAAGTTTTCCACCACACTGATCCTGTTATTACTCAAATACAATTTCTTCAAACAATGCAGGGAGTCCAATCCTTCCATTTTGGTGATGATGTTCCATTGCAAGTGTAAGTGAGTTATGTTGTACAAACTGTCTATGTTTTCAATCTTCGATATTTGGTTGTTGTGGTAATACGCGTAAATGATGTGTGATGGATTCTTCGGGACCGGCTGAAAGGATAGTTCATGATGAGTAATACTGTCGAAATAAATACTGATTTACGATAAACAAAGTTGTAGGTATCTTACGTGCGGTGACAAAATTAAGCTACGAGCGCTGTCATGGCAGCggatctttatttaataatagagTGCTTGTAGatattatacatacaattttgGTAATTCCTTTGTCGTGCATGAACAAATGCGTAGGCCTTTTCAAAGCATCCGCGTGTTTTTGTCGCATCAACTTCTTTGCTTGCTTTCGTAATTTATCCTCAGTTTCCTTTAAATCTGCAAGCTTGGATGCGTTATTcatgattttgtttaaatacatcGGTCTAAAGTAAAATCTCTTTGTAAATTAAACATtgatcaaacaaaatttaaatatggcGCTTGTCAAAGTGTTAAGGTTGAAAAAAAAGATTGTTTTTGGTTGACGTAATTTTTTGATAGTTATGTGGATTtatacattaataatttatattttgtcttagacgcattttctataaaaacacATTATCACTATAATTTGGTTTTATGAT
Proteins encoded in this region:
- the JMJD7 gene encoding jumonji domain containing 7, translated to MYLNKIMNNASKLADLKETEDKLRKQAKKLMRQKHADALKRPTHLFMHDKGITKIPVPKNPSHIIYAYYHNNQISKIENIDSLYNITHLHLQWNIITKMEGLDSLHCLKKLYLSNNRISVVENLEGLKYLEELHIEKQNVDGSDPLCFDPRTMIYIGASLRILNVSENKLSDMAWAKPLRRLEVMIAKKNLLDDFQATADDLCTLTCLVDANFTGNPMTRKHRYKETIIARCSQLRVLDSIVLHNTSKTFIQNLDKVVRLRQLNERNKLTTNKKGVEEFFDLNMMPGPRAQSALSISEFSNQKPRLTAIDSTYTFMPRAFWRSRYSPSPRDQSIVQTIPNKQVTVAITPNGLADGITTNDKNEEYFVMPYDMNMTMSEFLDCLEQKRENFIPYIQKQNSNLTLDFPELLPDVLPDVAFASEALNKKPDAVNFWMGDERAVTSMHKDPYENIYCVINGYKDFVLIPPTDLPFVPYKRYPQAEFNLTGDKWDIVPIDVAEERESSDDEEFDVKSGLPWICIDPLSPDYTSFPEYRKAHVYNIRVHAGDCLYLPSLWFHHVTQSHGCVAVNYWYDMDFDIKYCYFKMLEKLCRKY